A single window of Dendropsophus ebraccatus isolate aDenEbr1 chromosome 5, aDenEbr1.pat, whole genome shotgun sequence DNA harbors:
- the SPRY2 gene encoding protein sprouty homolog 2: MEARVQNGNGSQPLLPTRRDSGRTHSDIDPRDLLTQQVHVLSLEQIRAIRNTNEYTEGPTVAPRPWVKPAPRQTPQHKNERIHVVTEQRQFSRSPLPPMHPSSRVVLSQSVSTASTGSRSSTRTSTSSSSSEQRLLAPPYSSSGLGSDRIIRVQPKGELKPEELKPPSKEDLGLHAYRCESCGKCKCQECTYPRTLPSCWICDKQCLCSAQEVIDYGTCVCCVKCLFYHCSNDDEDNCADNPCSCSQAHCCTRWSAIGVMSMFLPCLWCYLPAKGCLKLCQGCYDRAKRPGCRCKRSNTVCCKVPQLQPRSLGKPT; encoded by the coding sequence ATGGAGGCCAGAGTACAAAATGGCAATGGATCTCAGCCTTTACTCCCGACTCGGCGTGACAGTGGGAGAACACACAGTGATATTGACCCAAGGGACCTTTTGACGCAACAAGTTCATGTTTTGTCATTGGAACAAATAAGAGCCATACGGAACACTAATGAGTATACTGAAGGGCCCACTGTGGCTCCTCGGCCTTGGGTTAAACCTGCTCCCCGTCAAACTCCCCAGCACAAAAATGAAAGAATACATGTGGTAACAGAGCAGAGGCAATTTAGCCGGAGCCCTCTTCCACCGATGCATCCCTCATCACGGGTAGTGTTGTCTCAGTCAGTTAGCACAGCGAGTACGGGATCAAGAAGTAGTACACGGACAAGCACAAGTAGCAGCTCATCAGAGCAAAGACTTTTAGCTCCTCCTTATTCATCTTCGGGGCTAGGTTCTGACAGGATAATTCGTGTACAACCCAAAGGTGAGCTGAAACCAGAGGAGTTAAAGCCTCCCAGTAAAGAAGACTTGGGCTTACATGCATACAGGTGTGAGAGCTGCGGGAAATGTAAGTGCCAAGAATGCACTTATCCAAGAACTCTTCCCTCCTGCTGGATATGTGACAAACAGTGCCTTTGCTCAGCACAGGAAGTGATTGACTATGGAACTTGTGTTTGCTGCGTGAAGTGCCTTTTCTATCACTGCTCAAATGACGATGAGGACAATTGTGCCGACAACCCCTGTTCTTGTAGCCAGGCGCATTGCTGCACTCGCTGGTCTGCCATTGGTGTTATGTCAATGTTTTTGCCTTGTTTATGGTGTTACCTTCCAGCCAAGGGTTGCCTTAAATTGTGCCAAGGCTGCTATGACCGGGCAAAGAGACCAGGATGTCGATGTAAAAGGTCAAATACAGTATGTTGTAAAGTGCCACAGTTACAGCCCAGAAGTTTGGGGAAACCAACATAG